Proteins from a genomic interval of Bacteroides sp.:
- a CDS encoding dihydrofolate reductase: protein MKITLIAAVANNHVIGADNRLLWHLPADLQHFKKLTIGHTMVMGRKTFESIGKPLPGRHTIVITRKKDYDAAGCEIAHSLEKAFKLVGKREEVFVVGGAEIYQQTIDLPQTHTLYITRVFASFEGDAFFPDVDPNQWQLIERLDRKADEKNIYDMTFLTYKRKK from the coding sequence ATGAAGATTACCCTAATAGCAGCTGTAGCCAACAACCACGTCATTGGAGCCGACAACCGTCTGTTATGGCACTTGCCGGCTGACCTACAACATTTTAAAAAGCTCACCATTGGCCACACAATGGTCATGGGGCGCAAAACCTTTGAATCGATAGGGAAACCATTACCGGGTCGTCACACCATTGTCATCACCCGAAAAAAAGATTATGATGCTGCAGGATGCGAAATCGCTCATTCATTGGAAAAGGCATTTAAACTTGTCGGGAAACGTGAGGAGGTTTTTGTGGTAGGAGGAGCCGAAATTTATCAGCAGACCATTGACCTGCCCCAAACCCATACCCTATATATCACCCGCGTTTTTGCCTCCTTTGAAGGGGATGCGTTCTTTCCCGACGTAGATCCTAATCAATGGCAATTGATTGAACGGCTTGACAGGAAAGCCGACGAAAAAAACATTTACGATATGACTTTTCTAACCTATAAGCGAAAGAAGTAA
- a CDS encoding acyl-ACP thioesterase domain-containing protein — protein sequence MNPNFFEQDYLIHYYETAQRQELRITNLMNYFEEVALMQSEERKVGLNYYQKNNVGWMLHKWDITIQRNPVFGQQILVRTLPVSMVGFMGFRKFWVFDSSGKTMITAKSAWIFVNTLYKRPIRVSEEMKRAYRTVTQPEEKLEIPDVPALQKADFSREFFVRQADIDINQHVNNVRYLDWALEALPPEMKMDHQIENIGIVFKKETTYGQMINSQVELREEDGVLNSVHRILDDRGREACALMIRWQHAVPA from the coding sequence ATGAATCCTAACTTTTTTGAGCAGGATTATCTTATTCATTATTATGAAACGGCCCAAAGACAAGAACTTCGGATTACCAACCTGATGAATTACTTTGAGGAGGTAGCCCTGATGCAGAGTGAGGAAAGGAAAGTGGGCCTAAACTATTATCAGAAAAACAATGTTGGTTGGATGTTGCATAAATGGGATATCACCATTCAGCGAAACCCGGTATTTGGGCAGCAGATCCTTGTTCGCACCCTGCCAGTATCCATGGTTGGGTTTATGGGTTTTCGCAAGTTCTGGGTATTTGATTCCAGCGGTAAAACAATGATTACGGCAAAGTCAGCCTGGATCTTTGTCAACACCCTGTATAAACGCCCTATACGCGTGAGCGAAGAAATGAAACGGGCATATCGCACTGTCACCCAGCCTGAAGAAAAACTTGAGATTCCCGATGTCCCGGCTTTACAAAAAGCAGATTTTTCAAGGGAATTCTTTGTCAGACAGGCAGATATCGATATCAATCAGCATGTGAACAATGTGAGATATCTTGACTGGGCCCTCGAAGCTCTTCCCCCTGAAATGAAAATGGATCACCAAATTGAAAACATCGGGATTGTATTTAAAAAGGAAACCACCTACGGGCAGATGATCAACTCGCAGGTGGAGCTTAGGGAAGAGGACGGAGTACTAAATTCCGTTCACAGGATTCTTGACGATCGGGGCCGCGAAGCCTGTGCTCTGATGATCAGGTGGCAGCATGCTGTGCCCGCATAG
- a CDS encoding GPP34 family phosphoprotein, with amino-acid sequence METGLKETYFLFSINQEKGNLRQRSQLSNLIMYGSLMDLAMKGLLKIEDGRWHFVQKDTGDPVLNGILEFLVGRDGQKTRWALRGLLLKKNRLVSQQIDWMRKQRLIQTSVVRFLGIKVGYRFRVNKPDKLKPELLKLERVLIYSRKPDREIHLLILLLGVTGQLKKLSPSSEMKTRVQNRFKDLQKSLLALQGETYSVIYKKLQEAMRAQHAAT; translated from the coding sequence ATGGAAACAGGCCTTAAGGAAACGTATTTCCTTTTTTCCATAAACCAGGAAAAAGGCAACCTCAGGCAGCGAAGTCAGTTGAGCAACCTGATCATGTACGGGAGCCTGATGGATCTTGCAATGAAAGGTTTGCTCAAAATAGAAGACGGCCGCTGGCATTTTGTCCAGAAGGATACAGGAGATCCTGTGCTCAATGGCATATTGGAATTTCTTGTTGGGCGTGATGGACAGAAAACCCGTTGGGCTCTGAGGGGCTTACTCCTCAAAAAAAACCGCCTGGTTTCGCAACAAATTGATTGGATGAGAAAACAACGCCTCATCCAGACCAGTGTGGTAAGATTTCTTGGAATAAAAGTTGGGTATCGTTTTCGTGTCAACAAGCCCGACAAACTGAAACCCGAACTTCTCAAACTGGAACGGGTACTGATATACAGCAGAAAACCTGATCGGGAAATCCACCTGCTGATCTTGTTGCTGGGAGTCACAGGGCAGTTGAAGAAGCTTTCCCCTTCAAGCGAAATGAAAACTAGAGTACAGAACCGGTTTAAGGATTTACAAAAATCACTTTTAGCATTACAAGGGGAAACTTATTCCGTAATATACAAAAAGCTCCAGGAGGCTATGCGGGCACAGCATGCTGCCACCTGA
- a CDS encoding Arc family DNA-binding protein, producing MSKKKPFVLRLQPEMMEALEKWAADDFRSVNGQLEWIIHRALKEAGRNKPSKVKPKEEEE from the coding sequence ATGAGTAAAAAGAAGCCATTTGTTTTGCGTCTGCAGCCAGAAATGATGGAGGCGCTGGAGAAATGGGCTGCTGACGATTTCCGGAGTGTCAACGGCCAGTTGGAGTGGATTATTCACCGAGCCCTGAAAGAGGCCGGGAGGAATAAACCATCCAAGGTCAAGCCAAAGGAAGAAGAAGAATAA
- a CDS encoding SPFH domain-containing protein, translating to MEKEKRLSPYLGYLGLLVALILLAGPIFAAIKLQNPWWLFILLLDVLCWIGLQIVNPNESVVLVLFGNYNGTIKRNGFYWINPFYSRKKISLRARNLNSDPIKVNDKLGNPIMIGIVLVWKVENTFKAAFEVDDYIRFVDVQSEAAIRKLAGAYPYDNFDDEESEISLRAGGEEVNHELEKELVERLAIAGIRVIEARIAYLAYASEIAGAMLRRQQATAIVAARQKIVEGAVSMVEMALQQLSEKDILEFDEEKKAAMVSNLMVVLCSDKDASPVINTGTLHQ from the coding sequence ATGGAAAAAGAAAAACGCTTGTCACCCTACCTGGGCTACCTTGGACTGTTGGTTGCCCTGATTCTTCTTGCCGGACCCATTTTTGCGGCTATCAAACTACAGAACCCCTGGTGGTTGTTTATTTTACTTCTGGATGTTCTTTGCTGGATCGGTTTGCAGATCGTTAATCCCAACGAGTCAGTTGTGCTGGTTCTTTTCGGGAATTACAACGGGACCATTAAGCGCAACGGGTTTTACTGGATCAATCCCTTTTACAGCAGAAAAAAGATCTCGTTGCGTGCCCGTAACCTGAACAGTGACCCCATCAAGGTGAACGATAAGTTAGGGAACCCTATCATGATCGGCATTGTACTGGTTTGGAAGGTGGAGAACACTTTCAAGGCCGCCTTTGAAGTGGATGACTACATTCGCTTTGTTGATGTGCAGAGTGAAGCTGCCATTCGCAAACTTGCTGGAGCCTATCCTTATGACAATTTTGATGATGAGGAGTCAGAGATTTCGCTTCGCGCAGGGGGTGAGGAAGTCAACCATGAACTGGAAAAAGAATTGGTTGAACGGCTGGCCATTGCGGGAATCCGGGTAATTGAGGCACGCATTGCCTACCTGGCCTATGCATCCGAGATTGCCGGTGCGATGTTGCGCCGTCAGCAGGCTACCGCCATTGTGGCTGCCCGCCAGAAAATCGTCGAAGGCGCAGTTTCAATGGTGGAGATGGCTCTGCAACAATTGTCCGAAAAGGACATCCTGGAGTTTGATGAGGAGAAAAAAGCCGCGATGGTAAGTAACCTCATGGTTGTGCTTTGTTCAGACAAGGATGCAAGCCCAGTGATCAATACAGGAACCTTGCACCAATAA
- a CDS encoding thymidylate synthase has protein sequence MRPYLELLNYVLETGTKKDDRTGTGTLSVFGYQMRFDLSKGFPVITTKKLHLRSIIHELLWFLKGDTNIKYLKENGVSIWDEWADTEGNLGPVYGAQWRNWQADGRTVDQISQLIEQIKRNPDSRRLMVSAWNVGQIEQMALPPCHVLFQFYVAQGKLSCQLYQRSADIFLGVPFNITSYALLTLMIAQVCNLEPGDFVHTFGDAHLYLNHLDQARLQLSREPRPLPKMHLNPEVKNIFDFKYEDFSLEGYDPHPHIKAPVAI, from the coding sequence ATGCGCCCCTATCTCGAGCTCTTGAATTATGTATTGGAAACCGGCACCAAAAAAGATGACCGCACGGGTACGGGAACCTTAAGTGTGTTTGGTTATCAGATGCGGTTTGACCTAAGTAAAGGTTTTCCTGTAATCACCACCAAGAAACTGCACTTGCGCAGCATCATCCATGAGTTGCTGTGGTTCCTCAAGGGGGACACCAACATCAAATACCTGAAAGAAAACGGGGTAAGCATCTGGGATGAGTGGGCAGATACAGAAGGCAACCTGGGCCCTGTATACGGGGCGCAGTGGCGAAACTGGCAGGCCGATGGGCGTACCGTTGACCAGATCAGCCAATTGATTGAACAGATTAAACGAAACCCTGATTCAAGGAGACTCATGGTTAGTGCCTGGAATGTAGGCCAGATCGAACAAATGGCGCTTCCCCCCTGCCACGTGCTTTTCCAGTTTTACGTGGCTCAAGGCAAACTTTCATGCCAGCTATATCAGCGCAGTGCTGACATTTTCCTGGGCGTGCCTTTCAATATTACCTCCTATGCATTGCTCACCCTGATGATTGCCCAGGTTTGCAATCTCGAGCCAGGCGATTTCGTGCATACCTTCGGCGATGCACACTTATACCTGAATCACCTTGACCAGGCTCGCCTGCAACTCAGCCGTGAACCCAGGCCTCTTCCAAAAATGCACCTGAACCCGGAAGTAAAGAATATCTTTGACTTTAAATACGAGGATTTTTCCCTGGAAGGCTACGACCCCCATCCGCATATCAAGGCTCCTGTTGCAATCTGA
- a CDS encoding nucleoside transporter C-terminal domain-containing protein yields the protein MKKTLNLLMAFLLAFLVFQSTGLSAQGQEQTSPDQVEEQVENIEQAMEQAVSGEAAEDTAVTEGLPAAVAEELPQNTVANAEKIYEQGFSLRNLFRGLLGMISLVFIAWIFSANRKSINWKVVIIGLAIQALLAFSILQIPPVQHFFEFVGKLFVLVLDFTKAGTEFLFGGFLDTSKYGYIFAFQVLPTIIFFSALTSLLFYLGIIQKVVYGLAWLMTKAMGISGAESLSVAGNIFLGQTESPLMIKAYLPKMNKSEMLLVMTGGMATMAGGVLAAYISFLGGDDPVQRLIFAKHLLAASIMAAPGAVVISKILVPQTEKIDENVEISKDRIGSNVLDSISNGTSEGLKLAANVAAMLVVFIAFIAMFNFISGKIGDWTNLNGSIANLTEGQYTRLSLQFILGYAFSPLMWLIGVSGPDITLAGRLLGEKVIMTEFIGYVSLAELKAAGAFADPKSIIMSTYLLCGFANFASIGIQIGGIGSLAPNQRVLLSQYGMRALLGGTLAALMSATMVGVVLG from the coding sequence ATGAAAAAGACCCTGAATTTACTGATGGCCTTCCTTTTAGCGTTTCTTGTTTTTCAATCCACCGGCCTTTCTGCGCAAGGTCAGGAACAAACCTCCCCTGATCAAGTCGAAGAACAGGTTGAAAACATAGAGCAAGCCATGGAGCAGGCTGTTTCAGGTGAAGCAGCGGAGGATACAGCGGTAACAGAAGGTTTACCGGCAGCGGTGGCTGAAGAGCTTCCACAAAACACTGTTGCCAATGCCGAAAAAATTTATGAACAGGGCTTCTCTCTCAGGAATCTTTTCAGAGGCTTGCTGGGGATGATCTCCCTGGTCTTTATTGCCTGGATTTTCAGCGCTAACCGCAAGTCAATAAACTGGAAGGTTGTGATTATTGGGCTGGCCATCCAGGCTTTACTTGCATTCAGCATTTTACAGATCCCACCGGTGCAGCATTTCTTTGAATTTGTAGGAAAGCTTTTTGTCCTGGTGCTGGATTTCACCAAAGCCGGAACTGAGTTTTTATTTGGGGGATTCCTGGATACTTCAAAATACGGATACATCTTCGCCTTTCAGGTGTTACCCACAATCATTTTCTTTTCAGCACTGACCAGCCTGTTATTTTACCTGGGCATTATTCAGAAGGTAGTATACGGGCTTGCCTGGCTAATGACCAAAGCTATGGGGATTTCAGGGGCAGAAAGCTTGTCTGTTGCCGGCAACATTTTTTTGGGGCAAACCGAGTCACCGCTGATGATTAAGGCTTACCTGCCCAAAATGAACAAGTCAGAGATGCTGTTGGTGATGACTGGGGGGATGGCCACCATGGCAGGGGGTGTTCTGGCCGCCTATATCAGTTTTCTTGGTGGTGATGACCCTGTACAGCGACTGATCTTTGCCAAGCACCTGCTAGCGGCTTCTATTATGGCGGCCCCAGGCGCGGTGGTCATCTCAAAGATACTGGTACCCCAAACAGAGAAAATTGATGAAAATGTGGAGATCAGCAAAGACAGGATCGGCAGCAACGTGTTGGACTCCATCTCTAACGGTACGTCGGAAGGGCTTAAGCTGGCTGCGAACGTAGCTGCCATGCTAGTAGTATTCATTGCCTTCATCGCCATGTTTAACTTTATTTCCGGCAAAATCGGCGACTGGACCAATCTAAACGGCTCAATCGCCAACCTCACCGAGGGACAATACACGCGCCTGTCCCTGCAATTTATCCTTGGCTATGCCTTTTCACCCCTCATGTGGCTGATTGGAGTCAGTGGCCCCGACATCACCCTGGCCGGTCGTTTGCTGGGAGAGAAAGTGATCATGACGGAGTTCATTGGCTATGTGAGCCTGGCTGAGCTGAAAGCGGCCGGGGCCTTTGCCGACCCCAAATCCATCATTATGTCCACTTATCTTTTATGCGGGTTTGCCAACTTTGCCAGCATCGGGATACAAATTGGGGGCATAGGATCGCTGGCCCCGAATCAACGGGTGTTGTTGTCGCAATATGGGATGCGGGCACTGCTTGGAGGTACCCTTGCGGCCCTGATGAGCGCCACGATGGTGGGGGTAGTCCTGGGATAA
- a CDS encoding bifunctional nuclease family protein — MKKIQLEVLGISYSQSQAGAYALILGETGEKRRLPIIIGSSEAQAIAIELEKMKPSRPLTHDLFRNFASTFNILINEVIIYKFSQGIFFSKLVCHDGSREVEIDSRTSDAVALAVRFNCPIYTYESILKEAGMVLQDEKEEAGVEPVPREKITTDEEYGQLSVGELETMLMAAIDEEAYERASKIRDEIERRKGKK, encoded by the coding sequence ATGAAGAAAATTCAACTTGAAGTTCTAGGAATCTCATACAGCCAATCGCAGGCCGGGGCTTATGCTTTAATTTTAGGTGAAACCGGTGAAAAGCGAAGGCTCCCAATCATCATCGGTAGTTCTGAAGCACAGGCTATTGCTATAGAACTGGAAAAGATGAAGCCCAGCCGGCCCCTTACCCACGACCTTTTCCGCAATTTTGCTTCTACCTTCAATATTTTGATCAATGAGGTAATCATTTACAAATTCAGCCAGGGGATCTTTTTCTCCAAACTGGTTTGCCATGATGGGAGCCGGGAAGTGGAGATCGACTCGCGTACTTCTGATGCGGTAGCCCTGGCCGTACGTTTTAATTGCCCGATCTATACCTACGAATCTATTCTTAAAGAAGCTGGTATGGTTTTGCAGGATGAAAAAGAGGAAGCGGGAGTTGAACCGGTCCCCCGCGAGAAAATAACAACTGATGAAGAATACGGCCAGCTATCAGTAGGCGAACTGGAAACCATGCTGATGGCCGCCATTGATGAGGAAGCATACGAACGGGCCTCAAAAATCAGGGATGAGATCGAACGGCGCAAAGGCAAAAAATAA
- a CDS encoding sodium-translocating pyrophosphatase, whose amino-acid sequence MPVFFWLVPLSSVTALLFAFFFFKQMMGYSEGTDMMKKIAKHVRDGAGAYLRQQYKVVFLVFLALTAIFSIMAFGLGIQNHWVPFAFLTGGAFSGLAGFFGMRAATYASARVTNACRESLNGGLRLAFRSGAVMGLVVVGLVLLDISIWFIVLNLAVPEAETGFKLLTITATMLTFGMGASTQALFARVGGGIYTKAADVGADLVGKVEAGIPEDDPRNPATIADNVGDNVGDVAGMGADLFESFAGSILATALLGAAAFAGFGNEMQMNAVMAPMLIAAVGTLLSIAGVFMVRTREGATQKELLKALGIGVNTSAGLIVVFSLAILFLLGFDNYLGLWGSIVVGLLAGIGIGQSTEYFTASAYGPTQRIAKASETGPATIIIAGVGTGFISAAIPMAIIVVAITLSYLFASGFTFDAGALNMGLYGIGIASVGMLSTLGITLATDAYGPIADNAGGNAEMSKLGPEVRRRTDALDSLGNTTAATGKGFAIGSAALTALALLAAYFEEIKMMYVKFLDQPNFLINGKEGAVEAQYANFIDFIYHYEIHLMNPKVLVGVFLGVMSVFLFSGMTMNAVGRAAQKMVDEVRRQFRTIAGILEGTAEPDYARCVAISTKGAQREMMIPSFVALLIPVIVGLIFGVAGVTGLLIGTITSGFALAIFMANAGGAWDNAKKYIEEGHYGGKGSESHKAAVIGDTVGDPFKDTSGPSLNILIKLMTMASVVTVGVAVSYSLL is encoded by the coding sequence ATGCCTGTATTTTTTTGGTTAGTGCCACTGAGTTCAGTAACAGCTTTGTTGTTTGCCTTTTTCTTTTTTAAGCAGATGATGGGCTACAGCGAAGGGACCGACATGATGAAAAAGATTGCCAAACACGTCAGGGACGGTGCTGGAGCTTATTTGCGACAGCAGTACAAAGTAGTATTTCTGGTTTTTTTGGCGTTGACTGCCATTTTTAGCATCATGGCCTTTGGCCTGGGAATTCAGAACCACTGGGTTCCGTTTGCCTTCTTAACTGGTGGGGCCTTTAGCGGGCTGGCTGGTTTCTTTGGCATGCGCGCTGCCACCTATGCCTCTGCCAGGGTTACCAATGCCTGCCGCGAATCTCTCAACGGAGGTCTCAGGCTGGCTTTCAGAAGCGGGGCCGTCATGGGTCTTGTTGTTGTCGGCCTCGTGCTGCTCGACATCTCCATTTGGTTTATAGTCCTTAACCTGGCTGTGCCCGAGGCTGAGACCGGTTTCAAACTGCTGACGATCACTGCCACCATGCTCACATTCGGAATGGGAGCTTCCACCCAGGCGCTCTTTGCCCGTGTGGGCGGGGGTATTTATACCAAGGCTGCCGACGTGGGTGCCGACCTGGTGGGTAAGGTCGAAGCTGGCATTCCTGAGGATGACCCCCGAAATCCTGCAACCATTGCTGATAACGTAGGCGACAATGTCGGTGACGTAGCCGGTATGGGTGCCGACTTGTTCGAATCTTTCGCCGGTTCCATTCTGGCAACCGCCCTGTTGGGTGCTGCAGCTTTTGCCGGTTTTGGCAATGAAATGCAGATGAATGCCGTCATGGCTCCAATGCTTATTGCTGCCGTGGGCACACTGCTGTCTATTGCCGGGGTTTTTATGGTCCGCACCCGTGAAGGAGCTACCCAAAAGGAACTCCTCAAGGCACTTGGGATCGGTGTCAATACCAGTGCCGGCCTCATCGTGGTCTTTTCTCTTGCCATTCTTTTCCTGCTGGGCTTTGATAATTACCTTGGGCTTTGGGGATCTATTGTCGTTGGTCTTCTCGCAGGAATCGGTATCGGGCAATCGACCGAATATTTTACTGCTTCAGCTTATGGACCCACACAACGCATCGCCAAGGCAAGTGAAACAGGGCCTGCCACCATTATCATTGCGGGCGTTGGTACGGGTTTTATTTCCGCAGCTATTCCAATGGCTATTATCGTGGTCGCTATTACCTTATCCTATTTATTTGCTTCTGGTTTTACATTCGATGCCGGTGCGCTCAATATGGGTTTATATGGCATTGGCATTGCCTCTGTCGGAATGCTTTCCACCTTGGGGATCACACTTGCCACCGATGCTTACGGCCCCATTGCCGACAATGCCGGCGGAAACGCCGAGATGTCAAAGCTGGGTCCTGAGGTGCGCCGCCGTACTGATGCCCTCGACTCCCTGGGCAATACTACTGCCGCCACGGGTAAAGGCTTTGCAATAGGCTCTGCAGCCCTTACTGCTCTGGCCTTGCTTGCTGCCTATTTCGAGGAGATCAAGATGATGTACGTCAAGTTTCTCGACCAGCCCAACTTCCTCATCAATGGCAAGGAAGGCGCTGTGGAAGCTCAGTATGCCAACTTTATCGACTTTATTTACCATTACGAGATTCACCTGATGAACCCCAAGGTGTTGGTGGGGGTATTCCTGGGTGTGATGAGCGTATTCCTGTTCAGCGGGATGACCATGAATGCTGTTGGCCGCGCTGCCCAGAAAATGGTCGATGAGGTACGCCGCCAGTTCCGCACCATTGCAGGCATCCTGGAAGGGACAGCTGAACCTGATTATGCCCGTTGTGTGGCGATTTCTACAAAAGGCGCCCAGCGCGAGATGATGATCCCTTCATTTGTGGCACTTTTGATACCGGTTATCGTAGGACTCATTTTTGGGGTGGCGGGGGTTACTGGACTGTTGATCGGAACCATCACCTCTGGTTTTGCCCTGGCTATCTTTATGGCCAATGCCGGGGGTGCCTGGGACAATGCCAAGAAATACATTGAGGAAGGACATTACGGTGGCAAAGGCTCTGAAAGCCATAAAGCCGCAGTCATTGGCGATACCGTGGGCGATCCTTTCAAAGATACCTCAGGTCCCAGTCTGAACATCCTTATTAAACTGATGACTATGGCTTCGGTGGTTACTGTGGGCGTCGCTGTTTCTTACAGCCTGCTTTAA
- a CDS encoding AMP-binding protein, with protein MNNKQVKTLREALDTSATLFSERPALSFVGGPALTYATVRSLARQIMAWLSDNGIQKGDRVALLSQNMPHWGVAYLAVTSMGAVVVPILVDFNEPEINKIIAHSEAKALLVSEKLSAKINKHLPASVNLGLLLDTLTPISLEKLKNDRIILVKDGLREVDPNADFPAPAEEDLAAILYTSGTTGNPKGVMLSHRNLVSNAINTLGIQNVDINDRLLSVLPLPHTYECTIGFIIPFIGGAVVYYLEKPPTASVLLPAMKEVKPTMMLTVPLIIEKVYNGQVKPKLHKSKMMRGMMKVRLMRKFFHKVAGKKIYNAFGGNMHFFGIGGAKLSAETERFLRDAGFPYAIGYGLTETSPLLAGCSPKLTKYRSTGFNLPNQEIKILDPDPHTGEGEIVAKGPNVMMGYYKDPVQTAEVFTKDGWFKTGDLGVLDKDNYLYIKGRLKNMILGPSGENIYPEEIEALINGEDLVLESLVYELKGQLVAKVHLNYEELEKRYQDLKDSAQDYKERMGKVVDEKLNEIRDKVNATMNRFSRISSMEEQPDPFEKTPTQKIKRFLYSKHHDLKH; from the coding sequence ATGAACAACAAACAAGTCAAGACCCTTCGTGAAGCGCTTGACACCAGTGCGACCCTCTTTTCAGAACGTCCTGCCCTTTCTTTTGTAGGAGGACCGGCGCTTACCTATGCAACGGTTCGATCACTGGCCAGGCAAATCATGGCATGGCTGTCAGATAACGGCATTCAGAAAGGCGACCGGGTAGCCCTGTTAAGCCAGAATATGCCCCATTGGGGGGTGGCTTACCTGGCAGTAACCAGTATGGGGGCTGTGGTAGTCCCAATCCTCGTCGATTTTAATGAGCCAGAGATTAATAAAATTATTGCTCACAGTGAGGCTAAAGCCCTTCTTGTTTCTGAAAAACTGTCAGCAAAAATCAATAAACACCTGCCCGCTTCAGTTAATCTGGGTCTCTTACTTGATACGCTGACCCCGATCAGTCTTGAGAAACTGAAGAATGACCGGATTATCCTAGTAAAGGATGGCCTCAGAGAAGTGGATCCCAATGCTGATTTCCCGGCTCCGGCTGAAGAGGATCTGGCTGCCATTCTATATACCTCAGGCACAACAGGAAACCCCAAAGGTGTCATGCTTAGCCACCGGAACCTGGTGTCCAATGCTATCAATACCCTGGGCATCCAGAATGTGGATATCAACGACCGGCTCCTTTCGGTTTTGCCACTGCCTCATACCTACGAATGCACGATAGGTTTTATCATTCCTTTCATCGGCGGCGCCGTGGTGTATTACCTCGAAAAACCTCCGACCGCATCCGTGTTGCTTCCTGCAATGAAAGAGGTAAAACCCACGATGATGCTTACCGTTCCCCTCATTATTGAGAAGGTTTACAACGGCCAGGTAAAGCCTAAACTGCATAAGAGCAAAATGATGCGCGGCATGATGAAGGTCAGGTTAATGCGAAAGTTCTTCCACAAAGTAGCCGGAAAGAAAATCTATAACGCCTTTGGCGGAAACATGCACTTCTTTGGCATAGGCGGCGCCAAGCTGTCAGCCGAAACTGAACGTTTCCTGCGCGATGCAGGATTCCCCTATGCCATCGGTTATGGCCTTACCGAAACATCGCCTTTGCTGGCCGGTTGCTCTCCTAAACTAACCAAATACCGCAGTACGGGCTTCAACCTGCCCAACCAGGAGATAAAGATCCTCGATCCTGATCCCCATACCGGTGAAGGCGAGATCGTGGCCAAAGGTCCCAACGTAATGATGGGCTATTACAAGGATCCTGTGCAAACCGCAGAAGTATTTACCAAGGATGGCTGGTTCAAGACCGGCGACCTGGGCGTGCTCGACAAAGACAATTACCTCTACATCAAGGGCCGCCTCAAGAATATGATACTGGGGCCTTCGGGCGAAAACATCTACCCCGAAGAGATCGAAGCCCTGATCAATGGAGAAGACCTGGTGCTTGAGTCACTGGTCTATGAACTTAAAGGACAATTGGTGGCCAAGGTTCACCTCAATTACGAAGAGCTTGAAAAACGCTACCAGGATTTAAAAGACTCCGCACAGGACTATAAGGAGCGGATGGGTAAGGTTGTTGATGAGAAACTGAATGAAATTCGTGATAAGGTCAATGCGACCATGAACCGCTTTTCGCGCATCAGTTCGATGGAGGAGCAACCAGATCCTTTCGAAAAAACACC